From the genome of Tachypleus tridentatus isolate NWPU-2018 chromosome 6, ASM421037v1, whole genome shotgun sequence:
GCATGTTTGACAATTGAATACAAATCAATGTGGACTCatacaaattaataacaaaaacaactctCATCCATAAACagtgataacaaaaatatttagatttcttTAAAGATACATAGCCTCgttctttattaaatgttattttgtttgttctcttttcttATCCAAGTATAGTACTACCAGTGTATTTGACTTAACAAAccataaaaattagtttattttgctaATACAAtcaatcatttttgttttgtaaataaagtgTTTGCTCTCATCTTTTGTCATACCAAGTTTTGTCTCTTTCAACTTGCAACAAATAACTACACCCATTCTTCCACACAATAGGTCTACATACCTGTAACTGTCTCGGAGATCTAATAACTGTTTGCTTGATTTATCCTTTAAAAATCAGTCTACAGCTTACTTCTACTGTTTCTGcaatgttgtaaaattaatagCAGAGAGAAGGAGAGCTGAATGTATCTGAAGATCAAATCAGAAGAACCTTTGTTGCCTCAGAGAAGCTCTATGTTGAATGCTGAGAACTTCTCCAACCATACAGCAGGCATTCCTGTATTTGATAGAAAGGAGTGCTGCGATACCACATGTACTTTGAGTGGGGTGAACATTGTAAATCatattgaaatgttttctttttagtgGTGTTTCACCTTATTCtgcaaataacagttttatttcaaaaataaaatgtgctTGCTCAGATACTTCTTCCTAGTAAGAGCCAGATACATTTTGTTTGTGCTTTGTAATTACGATGAACATAAAGTTAGTGGATGATGAAGGAGTGATAAAAACAGTGTAGCTACTGTTACCTGCACTGACAGTAAATATGTGCATAACTGTATATATAAGATCAGTTGTTGAAGGTTGTGGTGAATAACTGAGCTTTAACAACCAGGAGAACCTCAGAAAGTTACTGACAGTTTATTGATTTTGCTTAGATAAAATATGCCATTAAGTGGCATAAGTATAAACCTATAGAGTTTCATCAGCCTTTTATCAAATTATAGATATTTCATGGCCAAGTTTTCTACTGTAGCAGAACAGATGACCTTTTTTGGAAGGACAAACATCACCTAATATCATGTAGATAAATAAAGCATGCATTTTATAAAGCAACTAATACATAATCTTTTTTAGAGCACTATGGATATACTTACTGCTCAGATAGATCAGCTTCTGTAAGCCAGAGTCATTCAACTTTCAGAGAGTGCTTAGTTTTCATCATTAGCAATCTTTAGAAAGAAAGGATATTTGCTAAGGTACCACGTGTATTTGAAGGAACATAGTAAAGCATATCGATATATTTCCTTTGTTAAGCATGAACAAATATTTCGGTGCATTAATAAGATCACTCTTGTTTAGCTCATAGAATCTTCTACCAACTACAGGCAGGTTGAGTTAGGTGAAGAAAGCAAAGTTCTTTGGTAAGCTtatattactttttgttgtttttattttattttgtattgtactGACTACTTCAAGCAGCTAATGATTATAGTATTATTTGTAATGAGAACAATTTCTTAAAATGGTAATGAcatttaagtgtttgtttgtttcacactACACTTGAAAAAAAACTTAGGCATAGTGTTTTAACATGTATGGTGAGTAAGCCTGAAACAGAAGCCAGTGATATGCACATTCCAGCTGACAAATTGTGTGTTAATTGATATACCTGTTGTGGCTTGTTGGAAGAAAGatattccattcatcctggatATGGATGGTAGTGACACTGGAAAcagaacattgttattataaatacagaaccACATATAAAGCATTATAACATACATGAACTGAAAGCTAACACTTCCCAACTGCTGTTACTGTgtgataaagaaaaacttatcacACTTTTACCACTACTTGTATGATAGCAAATTCACTCTTTGAGTGGAACATGAATCATCAAAGTGCTGATGAAGTGAACTTTAGAGAACTAGATTATACAACTGAGTTTTGGATCTTAAATTTGCAGGATTACTACTATTAATGTAAAATACTTATCACATTGTCAGCAGGGTAATATAGGTGGACTTTCTTGCATTGTTTCAGAGCTTGTCTGTCTGTAGTACATTTCAATCGTGGATATAATGCTATCATGGTGATAAATTTTTCAAGTAGTGAATATTTCACTTATTTCAACACCAAATGTAGGTTGGGCACTACTTTCTATCCAGTTAGGTGAAGCTTGGCAAATGTAGCATGGAAAGATGTAGCCTCCAGCAGTTTGTTCATTTATTCAGTTAGAGGTACAATAAAAAGTGCTGTATCATCACTAGACACACAAGCATGATGCTCAACCTGTGACACAACAAGtgatttcaaaatatcaaatccACTACTTACTAAACATTATATGATTAATGGATTGGAAGATGTCTGATTGACTTGTACTACAACATACCTGCAGAGCTAGTTATAGTGGTCACATTTTCACTGGTATATGGAGCAATGTTTTATAAATGGCACTACCAGTTCACTTATGAGAAAGAATCATCTGCACCTGAAACAGTTCTGTGAGCTTCACTCATCCTAGAATCGTACCACAGTAATTGTTATCTTCTAGTTGTAGGTGCCTACCTCACTAAATGGgctaaaaataaggaaaattctTGGTGATTAGTATATTAGctaaataatagataaatagCCTAATGCATCTAAGGAGATCTGTACTGATTAAGGAGAAGATGTTAACATTAGGTGTTTTCAGAGTTGTTTAAGGTAGTATGTGCTTTGAAGACTTGTTATTCACTCTTCCATTCTTGGTTGAATGGTTTGGCTGAGTATATTATCCATGTTCTAAAGTATTGCTTTTTTTAACCTTGTGAGCTCAAGTTGGAATGTAATTCTGACTTACTATACAACAGAGCAGTATTCCACCAACTATGATTTTATGTACAGCCCCCCATGAGCTGTGAAATTACCAGAATGTTTTCAAGGACATATGGAGTGGTTATGTCCTACGTTAGTTTATGTGCATAAGTTTTTCCCATCAACAGATAGATAAAAACTGAGTGAGAAAcagacaaaatattataaaacaaagaacataCGTTCATACAAGAAGACTGAATGTGTCTTTGGTATACTTCAGCTGCATGTGAGCCTCACAGGTTTGGCTGAATTGAACCTTATTTTGTGTTTCAGTGATTCACTCTATTAAACTTGAGGCACATAGGGTATAAAAATGCATAGCACTCATTGAGAATTGGAAATTCTATGCTATCAGTAAGCTGAACCAGGAAGTGAATAGGTTAAAGCTTTAGACAAAGATGAGAGCACCATCAAACAAGTAATACTCCTATCTGACTGAAGAAGGTGACAAGATCATTGTTGACCATCTCTGGCTGTTTGTAAAGAGTTAATGAAAGAGTAAATACCTTCAAAGGAAATAATTTATGGGCAAAGTGAAGTTGTTGACACACACTCATACCAGTGGCTGGGAATAAAACAGTGTCAGCAGTTAGGAAGTTGCATGGCCTGCCATCCATGCTTCTGTGTAATTAATAACTGAGaggaatattgatttttattttcagattattaGGTTAAATATCCTATTATAATATCTTGCATATTTATTATCCACTTAGTTATGATTATCAGACCATTTATGGCTAACAACATTCTAAAGATAGTTTATGTACCAAGAATGACATTGACATTGAAGATATCAGGTGTCATAACATTAGTTTAATGTAATTTCAGCATGTATATAGGTATAATGCTATCTAGAACTTTTAGTCCTGATTTCACTAGAAAAAATACCTATGATCATGCTTGGAAGGAAGTAAAAATCAAGCATGCTTATAGTAAATTAGTCATTAGTACCCACTGAAGTTAAGGTAGCCTGTGTCATAGAATTTCCTCTTACCCATGCAATGTAAATAAACACcccagaataatatatatatatttcatgatcATATCATGTGCAAATTAGGATTTTTTGctagaaagaaacacaaaaaaacaatatttatttcctgttttatacttttgaaaatgtgttgaattctttacttttatattgtgGTAGGGATGTCGGATCTACATACCAGTGATAGTATTATGTTATGATGAATGGTCATGTTAAATTAAATAAGACCGTTAGAGATAGTTACTGTTACAAATGTTGTATTGTTGTGTATGAGTCTTCTTCTAATGAAAAACTGTTTGTATATGTTAGACAGATTTATACATACACACTTTTGTACtgtaatacattaataaaatcacAGAATGTACAAGTTCATCAACACACTCatgtttgaaaaaattaagtttgaCAAAAATACTTAGTAAGGTGTACTTTCAAGAATAATGAGTTAAACTTGATCATCTATGTAGCTATCTTGCCTTTTCAATACAAAGTCAGTGTggaaaaatttacttttattgttagtGTGTATCATGAAGAAAATGGGCAGTGTTGACGTGCAGTATTTTGTTTTGAGAATTGTTCTTAAACTGTCACATGAATCATGGATAGTTCCAGaaacttgtaattaaattttttaattgaTCAGTTACAAaaagaatatcaaataagaaGCAGTTTTGGTGTGTTAAGTAAAATTCATTTCTGAGATGTATTGTAGAAATATCATCCTTGTAATGAATTGTTTAACATTGAAGCTATTGACCATGTGCACACCCTTTATTTAACCCATCATTTCAGATTTTACTTTCTTAAagcatattatttatttgaatgataaacaatgatttatttgtttacttttatttgaatatagttttctagtttgtgttttttatttattttaacttatcaTAACACAGCAGTCCTACCACTTATATGATTAACCATTCATTAGTTTGTCTTTAGTCAATAAAGTGTCAGTTTTCACTcttctttacaataattttttcttttttctttccacCAGCACCAAACTGCTACACCTCTCTTCCCACAAACTAGGCCTTTGAAAATTAAGATcctttaaaaatcacagtatatTGTAAATGATCATTACAAATTGTATATTTGGTTTGCTTTAAATATAGTATACTTGTTGTGGCTTTGAGTCTTCCTGTCAATTGCTTTGGTTTTATGTTAACTGTATATACTTTTATTCATATTACAGATCAACACAGCAGAAATGAGGATAAAATGTCTATAAATGGTTCAAATAAATCATGTGATGATCTACCAGATGAGAAGAAATCTTCAAATGATGTACAAGCTTTGCAGGATAAAAATTTTGACAGGTTTACAGAGAGTTCACTTCCTGGGGAAAAAAACAGTGTACAAGAAGATTATCTACTGGCTTCACCAACAagtgagagagaaagagagagagagttagATGACCCATATATATTAATGGCTTCATTTGATGCAGAAGACTCCAAAGACTCATCATCTAACTGCATATTGGCTGAGTTTTCAGATAGTGAAGACTCCAGTGTATCACTTCAAGAAAGAGGTTTGCATTCTTTACATTCTAACGCAGATGGTATTGTCAAACAAACACCTTTTATCAAAAGCAAAAGATATTCAAGTGTCCAATCTTATCAGAACTCCTCTCAGCTTTATAACGAAACTCCAGAAAAAGAAGATTCAAACCATTTGTAtataaaagaacacaaaacagTACCGTCTTCACAAGATACCACTCAATCTAATACCTTAGAActtaaaacaaaccattttgtACATGATACTTCAATTTGTGACTTTACAGATAACAGTGCTTTTTTCTCTCAGAAGAAATATTCCTATCAAAATAGAAAACAGAGTGAAAGTAACATGGAACAAGATATCTCAAACTCAGTGACCAGAAGACTTAGTACAAGCCATATTGTGCAAGACACTGACTGTTTTGAGACTGAACAACACACAATAATCCAACCTGTGAAAGATTTGACATTTTTAGAAATGGAAGGAAATGAAACAAATTCTCTACCGTGTAATATTTCTTGTGTACCCatagaagaacaaacaaaaaaactttctgTACAAGATCCGTCTCTCTCTCTAATTGTAACACAAAAGATACTCCAGACTTTGGAAGAGTCATGCATATTTCCTACCAGAAAATGTGTTGAAAACCAAACAGATGGTTTACCTACCTCCTTTCCTATAGAATGTGCTAGAAAACAGCCTACAGAAGAGTTAGCTTTCTCACATTCCAGAAGACAGAATAAAACAATGcagaattttgatatttttgcaaCTGAACACAAAATTAATGAATTTGCTTTACAGAGTCAACATGATCGAACAAAAATGTGCATTACTGAAGGTATTTCAAATGAGAATGTTGCATATCAGAACACAAATTTGTCTGAATCTGATTGCTCTTATTATGAACTTGATGAAGAAGAGCTTGACCATACTTCAGGTACATGTTTGAGTAAGACAGAATCTTtatcacataaatataaattcagtGATGCTAActtcacaaaaaatacaaatattagtaccCAGGAAAATAAGCTTAACATTTTATCTAAAAACATTAACTCATCCAAGTTATTCAGTGAAGACAAAATACAGGAAAATCAAAGCAATCCATATAGCCCAAGAATTTCACCTTTATTGGTTCCAAGAAGAGTAGAGTCATCAACTGCTACCTCAACTAATTTTACTGAACACCAGAATGAGGATGAAAAAGAAACCATTGACATAGTAGATCACTTCTCTTGgaataatgaagaaaatgttataaaCAGATTTTGGGATGATGGATTCACTGAAACAGTTGACctaaattttacaataatacatCAGCAACAAACAAAGAATGGAATTGCAGTaagtaattagtttttttatttttctatagcaTAGTGATATTCCCATTTAAGTTCACCCTTTTagattttttttgcaaatttGAGAGATTTTTTAGGTGAAAGAGTTAGGCACTCTTAAAACTACAGATCCTGCTTATAGAAATACCCCATTTCACATGAGTCACCAAATAAAGTTTTCCCAGAAAGAAAACCTATAATGGTGTTTCTActtaatttattgatataaagGTAGAAATGTTTCAGCTACagaactgaagaagaaaaaattgtCATTTATTTTCCATGGTTTAAATAGGCTTTGATAAAAATGCTGCAAAATCAGTTAGAATAAATAAGGAAGTTgaagttttgaaataattaatatatacctttCACATACATACTTCTGTGTACATTTTCATTTTGGTTGTCCAaaaatgttgtgttgtttttttcatttttgtaaagcTTGTCATTTATGCTTGAAAGCTAAATACATAACTGTTACCTTCAGCTAATTTAagtatttaacaaatataattgtaGAAAATCTAAAAAGAATAATTACACCTTATCTTATTCTTTCTATCAAGAACAAAAAGACAATAtcaaattaaaaagataaaaaacaatacaacaaaatacAAGACAAGCAATATGTATAGAAAGATTTATGGCAACTGAAGCAAAATATCTAATACAGTTAATGTGAAGAAtttttgcacatttttttttgccattttcaaagtttctttgtacAAATTTATTAACTGAAAGGCACAATggttaaaagtgttattttcaaatgctcaagaaacaaataactatattttgatattgtaactAGCACCTTAAAGAGCATGGAAATAAGGAAGATAAAATTAGCAAAATTGTaaggaaattttgttttagaaacttactttgaAATGCACAAGGTATGCTACTCTCAGTTTActtatgtatgttttatgttaaaaataacttagtATCATTCAAcaatttgcataaaattcaagAATTTCTagcataattttctttattttgcagttaaattattGTGAAATTTTGGCTCTCTAGGTAACTGCAACATTTGTATGTTGTTAATGAATACTTTAAAGCCATGTTCAAAATAAGCTGtagtaaagaatataaaaaaaagctGCAACATAATAAAGTCAAAGTATTCAGTACTACTTTATGAAACATGTAAAAAGGCCTAATGATAGTTTACATTATTGGCATTTAGACACTTATCATCAACAGTTCGATGTcactaataatattagtaattatttcaaacatagaagtaaattttaatgtaaacatgTAGAATTCAATACATTTAAGTTAATATTATcttataatgattatttttatttttttcatgcaCCAGTAAAAAACTATATAATACTGTAATgacttgtgtatataaatatatatatatataagtaatttattttgaaaaatctccaattcaataaattgttttttaaatgtctatataaaatgttttcacaccTAATAAAAGTTTCCATATGAAACTTTAAgtgaatacaaaattatattctgCAATTCAATAAAAGTACAATAACATGTTCAAAGAAAGTTTAAAACTACAGAACCAAATGAAATGTCAAAGATAGACAATAAGAAATTGAGTTTTGATATACAAAGTTTGTAAAGATACATTCTTGTGCAATTGCTTTTCAAGGATAACTCTAGCATTCAATTACCTTATTTTTTACAATACTGAGTAGTTCACAGATCTGGTGTTTGAAAGGATGAATGTAGAAGATTGTAGTAGATGAAATGAATGAGATAAGACTTGATGTGGagattaaaacataaacactTTATTGTTGGAAGAATTGATTAAACCCTTTCTTGGTTGTCTGCTTGGAAAGGGCTATTGCATTGTGTTAAATTCAAGTAGAAGAAACAACcgtttcaataaaagataaaaataaaccttaTTCAGTTCTAAATATAGAAATAGTAACtgaattattaataaaagaataaatattcatgaccaacaaactaaaaattaaatttttaatatcagATTTAACTAGCAATTCTTTGCTCCcgaagacaaaaaaaaaggttCTTGATTGAAAATGTCTCATGATTCAGAAGATTGGTTGACTAGTATTAGGAAGTATTTCTGTTTCATGTGACTGCTATAAAGTAGTTCCCGTAATATAAAAAGGTTGCACTGTTTTACCAAATTTTTCTATAGAAAGTTAACACTGATAGTTGGATTACTGCACAACCTTGATTAGACTTATAATTAGAgctttagaaaaatgtttaaattttgtatGATATGAAATATGTACTACGGGAGAGTGAGTTTTGTGGTTATTGTGTAAGTGAAATGTACACATTTTATGGTAGAAATTACCAGTCATGAAACCTACAAACAAGATAAAGccaatttacaataataattatcaaGTCATACTGACATGGTTACAAAAATACTAAAAGGTAACTGATCTGGTCAGAATCAGGAATTTCTTTACATGATACACTTTAAAAAGTCAAACTTCACCATCAAATACAATTCCAACTTCTTTTTTTTAACCATCACACACACAATTTCAAGTTTTCTAAAAGCTTAAGTGTGCTTTTCGACAATTGGCTAAGTCTCTGCAGAAGGTACTTACTTCATccttaataacatttatatagtcTTATAGAACTTTAAAAACTTCTAAACTGTAAAAACTTCTGCATATGAGTGTCATTACATCTTCTCTGGAAAGTTTGATTCTAGCAAGCTCACTGTCCTCCAGTCTGCATTCAAATTTTGCCACTTTATAGATTTCTAGGTCTAAGTACAAGTCTTTCACAATAATTGATAACGTTTCTGTAGTTCAGAAATATCCAGTGAGAATCAATCATGTAAATCATGTTAAGAATTCTGATCAAGTTTGTTTAGCTTTTAAATTCTGACCACGTATTATgttcaatattaaaaacagtatgatttatgtCTAGCTATTGCAGTATGattctttattattaacactaatacATAATGTAGGTATATGTGGTAAAGTGGAAAGAAGTTAGTTTTTATTGAAGgattaattaattttcagttgtttattttttgcaaCAGTTTTTGTCAGTCtgatgtttattttgaaaaaacaattaCATCTAATTTATTTACTCCTACTTGTTTAGAGAAATtgcattgttttttttcagttgataATCAAATTTAACTTATTTGGTTCTACTTATTCAGGGTTATCAAAGAACAGACAAGTATTAAAGTTAAGAAAATGTGTTGTTCATAAAGTAACATGATTCTTATTTTTATAGATGGATGTCACACCTTCAGCATCAACAACTGAAAATCTTCCAGTTGAACAGATTGCTGGAAATTCTTTTGTTGATAGTAGttggattaaaaataaaagtacccCTTTATCACATTTTAACCATTACTATCCAATTTCTGATGGCGTGAGCCCTGAGGCCATCAAAGGTTGTCAAAAAGGATCAAAAATCAGTCATATTAATCAGGAAGTAACACCATTGCCTGACTATGAGAAGATGACTAAGTCAGAAATTCGTCGTGAGCTGAATAAAATTGGTGTTAAGTCATTGCCAAAGAAACAAGCAATAGCATTACTCTTTGACATATATGAACAGACTCACCCATGTTAGTACACCTTTTtatcaaaacatatatatgatataatacagttttatagttAATGTATTGATAAGGCtaatatctatatttattgttCAATTAACCAAAAATTATAGAAACTCATCAAGTATCATTTAAAGATATaatgtgataaattattttagtgattaaaaaacaaatttccattttaattataatgttataattaacatTAACCTTCTTATAATGGTCAGTTCAAAGTGTGCATGaccttttacagagttacattGAAAATTTGGTTAAGCTATTTCATTgtcactgtatataaataaaaccttGACATCTGAACATAGTtaatgaatcaaattttaatattatataaattttagtgtcttaattttataaggatgtaactaaaaaaacaaaaaaccttcacTGTCTTGTAGCATGAGACTTGTGAAATTTCCTTTCTAGATCTTCTCCTTTTTCTAATTTACATACCACCCCACTCTGAAGTATGTAATTTTAATTAGTCAATATAGGTATTACTAAGGCAAAGTCGAATTTTCATAATcttcaatcttatttatttacagagtaaTAAATAAGAAAGTCAAACCCACTTGTCATGCCAAGCTGTTATATCTTCTCTTTCACATATTGCCAGTAATTCTCTCTGGTGTTTTATACTATATcatttataaacac
Proteins encoded in this window:
- the LOC143253117 gene encoding uncharacterized protein LOC143253117 isoform X4; amino-acid sequence: MALAISKSLHEQEGGNCGTKEENTVFGINHLHVGHHSGKILSRKKKTKRNCEVSALLIQSKEERLKLISKNIATLTETHENHSEESMHVLNILWGEGKDVSTTANTSRKTEEDYLWQLSTSGIKKPNSLFHIHALQELLSPSKMLKKVETTEKLDEDKVAPLTQVSCDSISNNRDLMFPNSMKCQKDGFLNKQELHEEVLESEEQELTTKDTEKLSEDLRQVVGNSNFSDVNIHIKNEILFAHKVILATRSSELAKELQACDKSENIIHLDWNHVSKESALSFLCYMYSGYFPGTSNIQETLSLAERYKVVYLVKHLQRLKKECYIYNEEVKYETHQVDSDDDEMTEVFHFICSQKPDLCEDLPSNDENVDQHSRNEDKMSINGSNKSCDDLPDEKKSSNDVQALQDKNFDRFTESSLPGEKNSVQEDYLLASPTSERERERELDDPYILMASFDAEDSKDSSSNCILAEFSDSEDSSVSLQERGLHSLHSNADGIVKQTPFIKSKRYSSVQSYQNSSQLYNETPEKEDSNHLYIKEHKTVPSSQDTTQSNTLELKTNHFVHDTSICDFTDNSAFFSQKKYSYQNRKQSESNMEQDISNSVTRRLSTSHIVQDTDCFETEQHTIIQPVKDLTFLEMEGNETNSLPCNISCVPIEEQTKKLSVQDPSLSLIVTQKILQTLEESCIFPTRKCVENQTDGLPTSFPIECARKQPTEELAFSHSRRQNKTMQNFDIFATEHKINEFALQSQHDRTKMCITEGISNENVAYQNTNLSESDCSYYELDEEELDHTSGTCLSKTESLSHKYKFSDANFTKNTNISTQENKLNILSKNINSSKLFSEDKIQENQSNPYSPRISPLLVPRRVESSTATSTNFTEHQNEDEKETIDIVDHFSWNNEENVINRFWDDGFTETVDLNFTIIHQQQTKNGIAMDVTPSASTTENLPVEQIAGNSFVDSSWIKNKSTPLSHFNHYYPISDGVSPEAIKGCQKGSKISHINQEVTPLPDYEKMTKSEIRRELNKIGVKSLPKKQAIALLFDIYEQTHPWETDNEEEHAKKDSSSQIATHEEKKNIADCRVSTVKHNTEKHSCPAEYNSQVLTETQQSETSSWQYNLLRYFRENTSLLEELLMYQPINLTELFNDTRRQKIKISSGNLINFLDEKCITFTTPRKKRCTQKQQRKAKVFKPG